From uncultured Methanobrevibacter sp., one genomic window encodes:
- a CDS encoding GMP synthase subunit A encodes MTIVVINNKGQYNHRIARSLQYLKIPSELVSNTLSIEEIEAKNPIGLILGGGPSLEGAGNSEEYIKHFDLPILGICLGHQLIAKAYGGEVTTSDTESYAQVKINIDNDENLFEGLAPEMDVWSSHKDEVKSIPEEFEILASSNLCDVESFKHKDKDVYGIQFHPEVHHTPKGEIIFKNFYKICQEKV; translated from the coding sequence ATGACAATAGTAGTGATTAACAATAAAGGGCAATATAACCATAGAATCGCGAGAAGTTTACAATATCTTAAAATACCATCAGAATTAGTTTCAAATACTCTAAGCATTGAAGAAATTGAAGCTAAAAATCCAATAGGATTAATTTTGGGAGGAGGACCTTCCCTGGAGGGTGCCGGTAACAGTGAAGAATATATCAAACATTTTGACTTGCCGATTTTAGGAATATGTCTTGGACACCAACTGATTGCAAAGGCCTATGGTGGAGAGGTTACTACTTCCGATACTGAAAGTTATGCTCAAGTGAAAATAAATATTGATAATGATGAAAATTTATTTGAAGGATTGGCTCCTGAAATGGATGTGTGGTCATCACACAAAGACGAAGTTAAAAGCATTCCCGAAGAGTTTGAAATTTTAGCTAGTTCCAACTTATGCGATGTTGAATCCTTTAAACATAAAGACAAAGATGTATACGGAATTCAATTCCACCCAGAAGTACATCACACTCCAAAAGGAGAAATAATATTTAAGAATTTTTATAAAATCTGTCAAGAAAAGGTGTAA
- the guaA gene encoding glutamine-hydrolyzing GMP synthase codes for MLGPKEFIENAIKEIKEQIGDEKAIIALSGGVDSSVCSVLVQKAIGDNLTAIFVDHGLLREGEVEQVTETFKDRLNFKFVDASDEFMDALAGYDDPEDKRKIIGKVFIDVFEREAIKSGAKYLVQGTIAPDWIETEGEIKSHHNLALPSGMELELCEPIRDLYKDEVREIGDELGLPATTVYRQPFPGPGLGVRVVGALTRENVEICRKANKIVCDEVEAAGIDKDVWQYFAVLTDTKVTGVKGDQRDFGYLVVVRIVNSIDAMTASVAELPWEVVQTISKRITSEISEVTHVALSISDKPPATIEFC; via the coding sequence ATGTTAGGCCCTAAAGAATTTATTGAAAATGCAATTAAAGAAATCAAAGAACAAATCGGTGATGAAAAAGCTATAATTGCATTATCCGGTGGAGTTGACAGTTCAGTATGTTCCGTGCTTGTTCAAAAAGCTATCGGTGATAACTTAACTGCAATTTTTGTAGACCACGGTCTTTTAAGAGAAGGGGAAGTTGAACAGGTAACCGAAACCTTCAAAGACAGGTTAAACTTCAAGTTTGTAGATGCTTCCGATGAATTTATGGATGCTCTTGCAGGATATGATGATCCTGAAGACAAAAGGAAAATCATTGGAAAAGTATTCATCGACGTGTTTGAAAGGGAAGCAATTAAATCAGGAGCTAAATATTTGGTTCAAGGAACCATTGCTCCTGACTGGATTGAAACCGAAGGCGAAATCAAATCACACCACAACCTTGCTCTTCCAAGCGGAATGGAACTTGAATTATGCGAACCTATTCGTGACTTGTACAAGGATGAAGTCAGAGAAATCGGTGACGAATTAGGATTGCCTGCTACAACAGTCTACAGACAACCTTTCCCAGGACCTGGTCTTGGAGTACGTGTTGTCGGAGCACTTACAAGAGAAAATGTTGAAATCTGCAGAAAAGCAAATAAAATCGTCTGTGATGAAGTTGAAGCTGCAGGTATCGACAAGGACGTATGGCAGTATTTCGCTGTTTTAACCGACACTAAAGTTACAGGTGTTAAAGGAGACCAAAGAGACTTCGGATACCTTGTGGTAGTAAGAATTGTCAATTCAATTGATGCAATGACAGCATCAGTTGCTGAACTTCCTTGGGAAGTCGTGCAAACAATTTCAAAAAGAATTACTTCTGAAATTTCTGAAGTCACTCACGTTGCACTATCCATTAGTGACAAACCACCTGCAACCATCGAATTCTGTTAA
- a CDS encoding DegT/DnrJ/EryC1/StrS family aminotransferase produces MFKFKTPSKKTKEIMSEVALGMHEDVNYEQNALNKIKNLTGHENARITSSGNNSIFIALSSIEGDIIVPDQGGWHGFKQIAKFLGKKIITLKTDLGLINPDYIDYIDFSENSALIYTSFAGYCAEQDTKAISQYCKDKSITTIEDASAGIGDAEQKLGCGKYSDIIIASTGSPKIINVGSGGFITSESDEIFAKTSLPQKLSKTNQIICSGICVELENVNEKLELTVNATKHLKNSIDNTLHADKRGVNVIIPHANAKEISWKLKKSLPTDKSGFITTCPNYNRVKQKAIAIEVKNLAYDCLEKQYLEKIIEEINSLL; encoded by the coding sequence ATGTTTAAGTTTAAAACCCCTTCAAAAAAAACCAAAGAGATAATGTCCGAAGTTGCATTGGGAATGCATGAGGACGTTAACTACGAGCAAAATGCCCTAAACAAAATCAAAAATTTGACAGGACATGAAAATGCAAGAATAACATCAAGCGGAAACAACAGTATTTTCATTGCACTGTCCTCAATAGAAGGAGACATCATAGTGCCTGATCAGGGAGGATGGCACGGTTTTAAACAGATTGCAAAATTTTTAGGGAAAAAAATCATTACCCTTAAAACAGATTTAGGTCTTATAAATCCAGATTATATTGACTATATTGATTTTAGTGAAAATTCAGCACTGATTTATACAAGCTTTGCAGGATACTGTGCAGAGCAGGACACAAAAGCCATTTCACAATATTGCAAAGACAAAAGTATTACAACAATTGAAGATGCATCTGCAGGAATCGGAGATGCAGAACAAAAACTGGGATGCGGGAAATATTCAGACATAATCATTGCATCCACAGGTTCGCCGAAAATCATCAATGTGGGAAGCGGAGGATTCATTACATCAGAAAGTGATGAAATTTTTGCAAAAACTTCACTTCCTCAAAAATTAAGTAAAACTAATCAAATTATATGCAGTGGTATATGTGTGGAACTTGAAAATGTTAATGAAAAACTAGAACTTACAGTAAATGCAACAAAGCATTTAAAAAACAGTATAGATAATACATTACATGCAGATAAACGAGGCGTTAATGTAATTATACCACATGCAAATGCAAAGGAGATAAGTTGGAAATTGAAAAAGTCCCTGCCGACAGACAAAAGCGGATTTATTACAACATGCCCAAACTACAACAGAGTAAAACAGAAGGCAATTGCAATTGAAGTTAAAAATCTGGCATATGACTGCCTTGAAAAACAATACCTTGAAAAAATAATAGAAGAAATTAATAGTCTACTGTAA